AGTTCCTCTGAGCTCTAAGCAGTTTCTGTCTTGCCAAATTACCTGCAAGATTCAAGTTCACACTGTCGAGGCCTGCGGCCAGCGTTTGCACAAGTGCTTGACTAACTGGACCGTGGCATCACACAGACCGGCCACGCTCCTGATACACTGGGTCCCCAGCATCTGTGGCCACTCCCACAGCCAGGCCAACAGCCAGAGTTTCTGCTGCTTCTGCGCGCGGGCAGCCACTGTCTCCGCCACCTTGCGGAGCCTCTCCTCAGAGCAAGCGCCCCCCAGGGCCTGCGCCAGGCTGTACACATCATTGGTGTAGGGGGCGCTGCCGTGGTCCCTCACCAGGCCCTCCACCAGCTGCATCAGCTCCATCACCTGCGCCTCCCGCTCCGCGCCGGTGGCTCGGTTGTCGAAGGCACAGAATCGGCCCCCACACTCGGCCACCAGCTTCCTGAGCGCGCGGTTCTCCATGTCACGCACATAATCTTGCAGCGAGTCCCCCGCCAGGTCCTCCTTGTGGGTGAAGACCACGATGGTGCGCGCCACGATGCCGTCTCCGAACAGCGCCTTCACCCCACTCCAGGCCTGCTGGTCCTGGGCGGTGAAGCGGCCCAGCTGGGTCACCAGCAGCAGGACATGCGGCCCGGGGGCCGAGAGCAGGTAGCAGCGGCCTCTCTCCCTGCACCCGGGGTCTGTCTGGGAGACTTCGGAGCTGAAAAGGTCTGGGGTGTCAATGATCTCTATGTCCCACGTGGCCCA
The Camelus ferus isolate YT-003-E chromosome 7, BCGSAC_Cfer_1.0, whole genome shotgun sequence genome window above contains:
- the GIMAP1 gene encoding GTPase IMAP family member 1 yields the protein MGRWKMLRDEENAYGLEDDKAAGQEPRLLLLLAGKTGAGKSATGNCILGQKHFVSRLGPTAVTRTCMVGSCRWATWDIEIIDTPDLFSSEVSQTDPGCRERGRCYLLSAPGPHVLLLVTQLGRFTAQDQQAWSGVKALFGDGIVARTIVVFTHKEDLAGDSLQDYVRDMENRALRKLVAECGGRFCAFDNRATGAEREAQVMELMQLVEGLVRDHGSAPYTNDVYSLAQALGGACSEERLRKVAETVAARAQKQQKLWLLAWLWEWPQMLGTQCIRSVAGLCDATVQLVKHLCKRWPQASTV